A window of Falco cherrug isolate bFalChe1 chromosome 19 unlocalized genomic scaffold, bFalChe1.pri SUPER_19_unloc_2, whole genome shotgun sequence genomic DNA:
CCCCCCCCCAGACACACGGGGGaggggggtgatggggggggggggtcctgcacaagggggcacccatgggtggtGAGGGCAGGATTGGGCCCCTGCAATAAGACAGAAGGGGGGACCCCCACAATAAgacgaggggggggggggggatcccACTGCTGGGGGCAGGCCTTAAAGTGCACGGGGGTGTCGGGGGGGTGTCGGGGGGCCCCCCCgtgtgtcgtccccccccctAACCGCTGAGGGGGTGCAGGTCGACCTTGACCTTCTCGCCGCTGCTGAGCATCCCGACGGTGGGGAAGTACCCGCCAGCCGGCACCACCGCCTCCTTCTTCCCGATGATCTTCCCGTTGCGGGTGAAAAACACCTGGGGGGGGCACACACACGCGGGGGTGAAcattgagggggggggggggcggggcatgGTGTTGTcatccccccctgccccaaatcTGTGAGCTGGGGGGTGATGCCCGGATCATCACCAGGAGGTGCCGCAAAGGGGACATCGATGCGGTGGCgaggggggtccctgggggggcagggaatgatgctgcccccccccccgcggggggGCTGTGTGCTTACCACCACCTTCTTGCCCTCGTGCTCCTGCTCCATCTCCTCGccatcatcttcctcctcctcctcttcctcctcctggtgCAGATACATCACGTTCCTGACGGGTTTGGCCTTCACCTCCGCCGTGTCGCAGGGGTCGTCGCTGTCACCTGGCGGGgggaggttggggggggggggcgacaCACGACATGAGCTcgtgccccccctccccgaccctcagcccccccgggccccccccaGTACCTTCGCTGTCCAGGATGTAGTCGCGGGGGAACATGATGCCGCAGCCCATGATGTCGCCCTTGTAGCAGCGGGGGCCGAAGGGGTCCCCCACCCCGCTGCCGTGGAAGATCTTCCCGTCATCTgcagggggggagggagagaaaaaaaacctgtcacagggccccccctgcagcgctgggccccccagcacccaccccacgGGGCTGGCCCCCACCAaggggggtgacagggcacAGAGTGCcacagggacagggctggaAAAGGGATTCGAGGAGGAGGCTGAAGGGGGGGGCACAGcatcccgggggggggggggggggcagaaggAAGGTGCCAGCATGTGGCCCCTGTGtggtgtttgggggggggggggtcagggtgagCACAAGCACAACCAGAGCactggggaagggcagaggggTGATGACACCGACCACCGAGACACCTCCCACATCACGTGGGGGGGGTGTCTCAGACCCCATATaccaccgggggggggggggggggaggcatgTTTTGGGGGGCTCCACTTTTGGAGAGGGGGCGTTACCTGCATGATACGCCACCgagcccctgctccagccggGATGACGGTTTTTCGGGTAAtcctggggcagaggaggaagaagaggaagaagagtgagatgaaggcggggggggggggtggcagcagcccggggcccccccggcccccctcaCCTTGCGGGCCAGCCCCAGGGCGATGTAGCATTTCTCCCCCGGGTCCACGATCTCCACCTCGAAGTAGTGGCTGCGGGTGCTGAGGGGGCGGCGCGCCTGCGCCAGCCCCACGTCCACGATGCTCTTCCCTTTGCCCACGtactccagcagctgggggggggggaaacacggagggggggggagggggcacgggGTGTTGGGGGGCACACGCACCCCCTCGCACCCCCCCATCGGCGGCGTgaagggaggggaggtgggCGCAGGTTGGGGGCCTAAAGGGGGAGGGGGCCACAATGGGGAGGCAGGCTAaagcttggggagggggggggcccCAAATCTGGGGGGGGGTGTCCAAAACCTGGGGAATGACACCCCAGACCTAGGGGGTGCAGTATCACAAACTGAGGGGGGGGTGACCCCTGAACCTGGTGGGGACGATACCCCAAAGCTGTGGGAGGGCAACATCCCAAActaaaactggggggggggtgtcaccaTGCTGCCAGCCCTCAAGAGGTGACCCCCAAAGGGACACGGTGTGGGGGGGGGTCACACAGGGCAGCCTCGCACCCCCCAGCGCAGCGGTGCCGGGAAGCGGGTGGGAgctgccggggcgggggggggggggggggctggggctgtttaCGCCGCTGAGGTTGGCCTGGGCCTGCGCCCACATTCCtgcccccccgctgcccccccagcccaagctggggggggggggctggaaaaaaaccctaaacctcTTCAAGACCACAAagcacaccccaccccaccccccatgaCAGAAAGGGTGTCCAGGGTGCCTGGCTGGGTAGGGGGGCCCTTGGCatgcccccccatcccccccaacCCACTGGAGCCATggcggggggggcacagcccccagctgagCTCCGGGATGGAACAGCCGAAAAATGCGGAGGAGGATGAGAATGAAACCGGCGGGCTGaacgggaggggggggggcacgggggggccctgggcagtgctggggaacACCCCCATgggaccgggggggggggggagaggaacTGAGGCACTGGgggaggaaactgaggcacgggggggtgggggcgggacCCAGGCAGCGGGGGGGACACCCgctcccacagcagccagggaTGAGGCTCCAGGCACCCCCACCGCCcccaagctggggggggggcggctccACCCCCCCATGGTTAGCGCCAGCCATTGTTCGATGGCAGCGGGTGGCAccggagccgggggggggggggggggactgCGGAGGGGGAGCACGAGGCTGGGGCTGAGtgtgggctgctggggggggggggcgatgGAAAAAGGCCCCCGGCGCCAAGCTGCAAACCCTtaaagctgggggggggctgcgggtTTGTTTTCGcaaagggctgggggggccccGCTgagccgccgcccccccccccactctCTGCTGCCTTGGCAAAGCGCTCAGGCCCCCCCAGACGTGACCGAGGGGTCCTGTCAATGTGGGGGttggcgggggggtgggggtcggcggggtgggggtggggcacCCCTTTGGTAATGAAGGAAACCAAGAGCGATACCCGCAGCCGATGGTCAGCTCGGGGGGAAAACGGCCCCTTTTTGGGGCTCATCATGGGGCTGCTCCCCAGTGGTGaccccccccgacccccccagGCACCCCCAAATCCCAtgcccccccagctctgtgccaACACCGGTGCCCACGCAGCGGTTGtgccccccaccagcactggGGAGAGCGAgtggggggcggagggggggctgctgctgtcatgctgtcagagcagctctgataagccccccccccccccccaattttctggggcggggggcgggggggggcactCACCGTGCCGCAGACCTTGACGTCGTGCAGCCGCCCCCACTCCTCCTCGTAGCTGTCGACCATCATGGCGCTGTCATCCTCCTCCGTGCCCAGCTCGGCGTGGAGGTGCAGCCGGACCTCCTCCCCCAGCGAGTGCATCCCCACGGCCGGGAACAGCCCCTCGGGGGACAGCGGCATGATGGTGGAGCCCacctggggggcacagggccggggggggtcggggggggctgcagggtcgGGGGGTGCAGCCGGACCTCCTCCCCCAGCGAGTGCCCCCccactgctg
This region includes:
- the SPRYD3 gene encoding LOW QUALITY PROTEIN: SPRY domain-containing protein 3 (The sequence of the model RefSeq protein was modified relative to this genomic sequence to represent the inferred CDS: deleted 1 base in 1 codon) — encoded protein: MFPLAMDDLNLHYRFLNWRRRIREIREVRAVRYQERAKHILVDGDTLSYHGNSGEVGCYVAPRPLTRDNNYFEVSIVDSGVRGTIAVGLVPQYYSLDHQPGWLPDSVAYHADDGKLYSGRAKGRQFGTKCSSGDRIGCGIELVSFEVQTAQVFFTKNGKRVGSTIMPLSPEGLFPAVGMHSLGEEVRLHLHAELGTEEDDSAMMVDSYEEEWGRLHDVKVCGTLLEYVGKGKSIVDVGLAQARRPLSTRSHYFEVEIVDPGEKCYIALGLARKDYPKNRHPGWSRGSVAYHADDGKIFHGSGVGDPFGPRCYKGDIMGCGIMFPRDYILDSEGDSDDPCDTAEVKAKPVRNVMYLHQEEEEEEEEDDGEEMEQEHEGKKVVVFFTRNGKIIGKKEAVVPAGGYFPTVGMLSSGEKVKVDLHPLSG